Below is a genomic region from Dioscorea cayenensis subsp. rotundata cultivar TDr96_F1 chromosome 14, TDr96_F1_v2_PseudoChromosome.rev07_lg8_w22 25.fasta, whole genome shotgun sequence.
TGGGtatctttcattatttttatgctTAGTAGCATCAAAATTCTCATTTTCAGATGAATTGGGACTGTTAATACGATTAGCAATGACACCATTTTTAGCATTTGCAGCCTTCCGATTTCTTCTCTTCTTGGAATAGGGAACAGTGTTTTCAATCCCTTTTGAACCAATCAACTGCTTGTCTGATTTAACCTCATCTCTCAGCTTCACATACAGTGCACATGCCAAAATAACTATTAGGATGACAAGCAATGCAAAAATTCCGTATGTAGCTTGAAGAACTTCAGCACTATGACTTGGTCTCACTAGAGAAGTGTCATCATCTCTATATGGTTGTATATGAGTTTGCATGTCAGGTGGCGAAAATGTTAGTATATGAGATGTGTTATCAAGTTGTGGAGTGGAAGCAACAAAGCTCCACGATGGACCACTGCTGGCAGAGAGGACAGTGCTTGAGATGGTAGAAGGTGCACCTTCTCCTTCCCCAAAAGAAACATTTCCAGTCCCATGCAAGAACAGCGGAAATTTGAACAGTGTTTGTGTTTCATTTGAACTATCCAGAGCAATTGGATCATGAGGATCAGATGGAAGAGGGTGCACATAATCCTCAGGCATGAAGTAGACAGGGACGTTCTCCCCTGACAGAGGGAATACTGCAGGGGCATTATTTGCACTCGGAAGCAACTGGTTCTCTTTGTTACCTCTATATGCTGTAAACTGTGCAGCCCTTAAACTCCACAATGTTTCACCAAAAGACAGAGACTTAAGACTATAATCTTTCCTCACTATGGTCATAATACTACCAGTTCTTGCGTGATTTTGAAACTCTTGAATTGCCTTCTCATCAACAGCAAACTCCGCATCATCTACAGAGGGCAATGTAGATCTGAACAAAATCTTTCCACTGCTCTCATCAACATATATGATAGTTGTCGATATCGATCCAAGAACAGCAGTGCGACCATCTACCTTTGCGAGTTTGTATATAGACTCCTCTAAGGTCATGTCCAGTTTCTAATGCAAGCAAATGAATTccagaacaagaaaaaaaaaaacaaagaaataaagacaAACCCAACAAAAGCAATAGGAATATGCACTGCAAACCAAGACTCATACCCTCTTGCCAAATTCCTTGTGATGCTCGTACAAGGCCCAATCCTCTCCAATAGAATAGAAGTGTTCGGTGCCATTACCAGTCCACTGCTCCTTGAGCCTACTGCCTGTCGAGATCTCCCATTCATAATCCGAAGTTTTGGTGTCCCTCAAACGCAAAGTCCCATTTTCCCGAACCACGAGAATTTTCCCAAATTCACCACTTCAAGAAaagccaagaaaaaaaaacaatctttATGCGATAAATCCACAGAAATTAGTCAAAACTTCGGATGCGGAATCTCGAGGAACTTACACAGAATCGAAAGAGAGGATAGATCTGGACGCGGGTGCTAGGGTTTCAGCCGTACGAGCAGGATCCTCGGCGGGGAATAGCTTGATGGACACCACCGGGGGAGGAAGAGCTAGCCCGGAAGGAAGACCTGGCGTTTTCTGAGAAGGTGGCCAGAGATCCTCAGCAGCGAGGACCTCGTCCGAGGTCAACGGGAAAGCATGACTGCCCGCCGTCCATGATGATGGTGTAAGGGCGCCGGAGATGAGAAACCCGGCAACGACGATGAGGAACAATAGTAGAGATGGAGACCAAGGCCTCATCTCCACCGCATCGGAGAGgcgaaaccctagattcaatGGCAATGGAGACCAGAATTCTTCTCTTCCTCACGTGGAGACGAAGACGTTATTCTTCGCAGCTAAGGATGCGAATTTTTTTGACGGCCGAGTTTAAATGGCTGAGATAACCTCGAGAT
It encodes:
- the LOC120275497 gene encoding serine/threonine-protein kinase/endoribonuclease IRE1-like, which gives rise to MRPWSPSLLLFLIVVAGFLISGALTPSSWTAGSHAFPLTSDEVLAAEDLWPPSQKTPGLPSGLALPPPVVSIKLFPAEDPARTAETLAPASRSILSFDSVGEFGKILVVRENGTLRLRDTKTSDYEWEISTGSRLKEQWTGNGTEHFYSIGEDWALYEHHKEFGKRKLDMTLEESIYKLAKVDGRTAVLGSISTTIIYVDESSGKILFRSTLPSVDDAEFAVDEKAIQEFQNHARTGSIMTIVRKDYSLKSLSFGETLWSLRAAQFTAYRGNKENQLLPSANNAPAVFPLSGENVPVYFMPEDYVHPLPSDPHDPIALDSSNETQTLFKFPLFLHGTGNVSFGEGEGAPSTISSTVLSASSGPSWSFVASTPQLDNTSHILTFSPPDMQTHIQPYRDDDTSLVRPSHSAEVLQATYGIFALLVILIVILACALYVKLRDEVKSDKQLIGSKGIENTVPYSKKRRNRKAANAKNGVIANRINSPNSSENENFDATKHKNNERYPFLHLVRDNDANDGRWIGRLLVLNSEIAVGSNGTVVFEGVYDGRPVAVKRLLRAHHDIAFKEIQNLIASDQHPNIVRWYGVEQDIDFVYISLERCLSSLGDLIQLCANSSSDTDISKTPDSTYISELKLRLDFPNNIDNLELWREDGFPSSRLLKLMRDVVSGLVHLHEIGIIHRDLKPQNILISSDKFLTAKLSDMGISKRLPENMSSLGHHATGYGSSGWQAPEQLLHGRQTRAVDLFSLGCILFFCITKGKHPFGNHFERDANIINNRFDLFLVDHIPEAVHLLSQLLDAEPDKRPSAIGVLHHPFFWSSEMRLSFLRDVSDRVEQEDKGSPSELLEALENVSPVAFGGKWNDKLDSAFISDMGRYRKYNFEFTRDLLRVIRNKLSHYRELANELQEILGPVPEGFDNYFSKRFPNLLIEVYKVISRYCRQEVCFQKYFESILF